One genomic segment of Coffea arabica cultivar ET-39 chromosome 6e, Coffea Arabica ET-39 HiFi, whole genome shotgun sequence includes these proteins:
- the LOC140009465 gene encoding uncharacterized protein isoform X1, with protein sequence MMSATTSARSSSRFPFTASQWQELEHQALIFKYMVSGTPVPPDLLYTVRRSLDSSLSSKLLFHQPQLGWNSCFQMGFGRKIDPEPGRCRRTDGKKWRCSKEAYPDSKYCERHMHRGRNRSRKPVEQQLITTPIPPPPIISPSSISNNNTSSTATPPTAIPITSISKNHPPSPSSPTSHHSFSCLTSLATSSESQPHHHHHHHNHGTGINQPGYALHHPLLYPHSSCVRPPGTSHDRISSEENSTNYFLGSGPYSQASKGYSSYGQGGKEEVDEHAFFCEASGTVRNLSGGSSVVDHDGTSSWQLAPLTMGSPSGSHLKQRSSYSVSNGGHSSYLQLQSLNHDNDYNTTSRQQKQASQQQYYGLGDRDDHQNKRVMHRFFDEWPPKDNKDSCWLDNNDHHDHKLSKIQLSISMPNASSHHDFFMTRNEKMRSE encoded by the exons ATGATGAGTGCTACAACTAGTGCAAGGAGCAGCAGCAGGTTCCCTTTCACTGCATCCCAGTGGCAAGAACTTGAACACCAAGCTCTCATCTTCAAGTACATGGTTTCTGGGACGCCCGTTCCTCCTGATCTTCTTTACACGGTCAGAAGAAGCTTGGATTCTTCCCTCTCCTCCAAACTCCTCTTCCACCAGCCCCAAC TGGGTTGGAACTCATGTTTCCAGATGGGTTTCGGGAGGAAAATAGACCCAGAGCCAGGAAGGTGCCGCAGAACAGACGGGAAGAAGTGGAGGTGCTCGAAAGAAGCCTACCCCGATTCCAAGTACTGCGAGAGGCACATGCACAGAGGCAGAAACCGTTCAAGAAAGCCTGTGGAACAACAACTTATCACCACACCAATCCCACCACCCCCAATAATATCACCATCTTCTATCTCAAATAACAACACATCATCCACAGCCACTCCACCAACAGCAATACCCATTACATCAATTTCCAAGAACCACCCCCCATCACCCTCTAGTCCCACCTCTCATCACTCTTTCTCTTGTCTCACCTCATTAGCTACTTCTTCCGAATCCCaaccccaccaccaccaccaccaccacaaccATGGCACTGGTATCAACCAACCCGGCTATGCTCTTCATCATCCTTTGCTGTATCCCCATTCATCCTGCGTTAGACCTCCAGGGACTAGTCATGATCGTATTTCATCTGAAGAAAACTCCACCAACTATTTTCTAGGTTCTGGCCCTTATTCTCAAGCAAGCAAAGGCTACAG CAGCTACGGTCAAGGAGGGAAAGAGGAAGTGGATGAGCATGCATTTTTCTGTGAAGCTTCAGGGACAGTGAGGAATCTTTCAGGCGGTTCATCAGTAGTAGATCATGATGGAACTTCTTCTTGGCAACTAGCACCTCTGACGATGGGTTCGCCTTCAGGCAGCCATCTGAAGCAGAGGTCCTCTTACTCAGTTAGCAACGGAGGCCACTCTTCTTACTTGCAACTTCAAAGCCTTAATCATGACAACGACTACAACACTACTTCTAGACAACAAAAGCAAGCTAGCCAGCAGCAATACTATGGATTAGGGGATAGAGATGACCATCAGAACAAGAGAGTAATGCACCGTTTCTTCGATGAATGGCCTCCCAAGGATAACAAAGATTCATGCTGGCTTGATAATAATGATCATCATGATCATAAACTGTCAAAAATCCAGCTTTCAATTTCCATGCCAAACGCTTCTTCACATCATGACTTCTTCATGACCCGAAATG AAAAAATGAGGTCTGAATAG
- the LOC140009465 gene encoding uncharacterized protein isoform X2, producing the protein MMSATTSARSSSRFPFTASQWQELEHQALIFKYMVSGTPVPPDLLYTVRRSLDSSLSSKLLFHQPQLGWNSCFQMGFGRKIDPEPGRCRRTDGKKWRCSKEAYPDSKYCERHMHRGRNRSRKPVEQQLITTPIPPPPIISPSSISNNNTSSTATPPTAIPITSISKNHPPSPSSPTSHHSFSCLTSLATSSESQPHHHHHHHNHGTGINQPGYALHHPLLYPHSSCVRPPGTSHDRISSEENSTNYFLGSGPYSQASKGYSYGQGGKEEVDEHAFFCEASGTVRNLSGGSSVVDHDGTSSWQLAPLTMGSPSGSHLKQRSSYSVSNGGHSSYLQLQSLNHDNDYNTTSRQQKQASQQQYYGLGDRDDHQNKRVMHRFFDEWPPKDNKDSCWLDNNDHHDHKLSKIQLSISMPNASSHHDFFMTRNEKMRSE; encoded by the exons ATGATGAGTGCTACAACTAGTGCAAGGAGCAGCAGCAGGTTCCCTTTCACTGCATCCCAGTGGCAAGAACTTGAACACCAAGCTCTCATCTTCAAGTACATGGTTTCTGGGACGCCCGTTCCTCCTGATCTTCTTTACACGGTCAGAAGAAGCTTGGATTCTTCCCTCTCCTCCAAACTCCTCTTCCACCAGCCCCAAC TGGGTTGGAACTCATGTTTCCAGATGGGTTTCGGGAGGAAAATAGACCCAGAGCCAGGAAGGTGCCGCAGAACAGACGGGAAGAAGTGGAGGTGCTCGAAAGAAGCCTACCCCGATTCCAAGTACTGCGAGAGGCACATGCACAGAGGCAGAAACCGTTCAAGAAAGCCTGTGGAACAACAACTTATCACCACACCAATCCCACCACCCCCAATAATATCACCATCTTCTATCTCAAATAACAACACATCATCCACAGCCACTCCACCAACAGCAATACCCATTACATCAATTTCCAAGAACCACCCCCCATCACCCTCTAGTCCCACCTCTCATCACTCTTTCTCTTGTCTCACCTCATTAGCTACTTCTTCCGAATCCCaaccccaccaccaccaccaccaccacaaccATGGCACTGGTATCAACCAACCCGGCTATGCTCTTCATCATCCTTTGCTGTATCCCCATTCATCCTGCGTTAGACCTCCAGGGACTAGTCATGATCGTATTTCATCTGAAGAAAACTCCACCAACTATTTTCTAGGTTCTGGCCCTTATTCTCAAGCAAGCAAAGGCTACAG CTACGGTCAAGGAGGGAAAGAGGAAGTGGATGAGCATGCATTTTTCTGTGAAGCTTCAGGGACAGTGAGGAATCTTTCAGGCGGTTCATCAGTAGTAGATCATGATGGAACTTCTTCTTGGCAACTAGCACCTCTGACGATGGGTTCGCCTTCAGGCAGCCATCTGAAGCAGAGGTCCTCTTACTCAGTTAGCAACGGAGGCCACTCTTCTTACTTGCAACTTCAAAGCCTTAATCATGACAACGACTACAACACTACTTCTAGACAACAAAAGCAAGCTAGCCAGCAGCAATACTATGGATTAGGGGATAGAGATGACCATCAGAACAAGAGAGTAATGCACCGTTTCTTCGATGAATGGCCTCCCAAGGATAACAAAGATTCATGCTGGCTTGATAATAATGATCATCATGATCATAAACTGTCAAAAATCCAGCTTTCAATTTCCATGCCAAACGCTTCTTCACATCATGACTTCTTCATGACCCGAAATG AAAAAATGAGGTCTGAATAG